One part of the Solanum dulcamara chromosome 3, daSolDulc1.2, whole genome shotgun sequence genome encodes these proteins:
- the LOC129881478 gene encoding uncharacterized protein LOC129881478, which translates to MDMSNSDEINSCENQQLPTFKDPKGCLDITTNHQKDDDTKKIVILNQDPKGCQDITMGHQKDDPKGCQDITIGIKKIVILNQDSKRCQDITIMDHQKYDHDTNKIEILQQDHPKGCQDITMDHQKDNDTNNIVISHQALQPEDDDDGFRTPTSLESKIPILTTCPPAPKHKYSGIKRKASSPRRGKRNIRVWIDYRRRDTGRF; encoded by the coding sequence ATGGATATGTCAAATTCTGATGAGATAAATTCATGTGAAAACCAACAACTACCCACTTTTAAAGATCCAAAAGGGTGTCTAGATATTACAACAAATCATCAAAAAGATGATGATACCAAGAAAATTGTAATATTGAACCAAGATCCAAAAGGGTGTCAAGATATTACAATGGGTCATCAAAAAGATGATCCAAAAGGGTGTCAAGATATTACAATAGGCATCAAGAAAATTGTAATATTGAACCAAGATTCAAAAAGGTGTCAAGATATTACAATAATGGATCAtcaaaaatatgatcatgacaCCAACAAAATAGAAATATTGCAACAAGATCATCCAAAAGGGTGTCAAGATATTACAATGGATCATCAAAAAGATAATGACACCAACAACATAGTAATATCACACCAAGCACTACAACcagaagatgatgatgatggatTTAGGACACCAACTTCTTTGGAATcgaaaattccaattttgacaacaTGTCCACCAGCACCAAAACACAAGTATAGTGGCATTAAACGAAAAGCTTCATCACCAAGAAGAGGGAAAAGAAATATAAGAGTATGGATCGATTATCGCCGCCGCGATACCGGTAGATTTTGA
- the LOC129881988 gene encoding uncharacterized protein LOC129881988 gives MSESDCPPSLKKQKVDEEEGKSNDYESLDPLSPLSDESCPNYDLEEAYEDCYRPIDPNNKKVDKSVWDRYFQQICESEGFDIKYYPGSCPLTTIFPMVNYLKAPARVENEMLKGYAAKALEQYNNKNGTKYEVDHILKVNVCPGRYCIFYITLSVKNGEEGYFQAKVVRDIDQSLDFPVVRRNDIFLLVFSLSFLTLNISYFSSSSFVSILVTQFDIGFS, from the exons ATGAG CGAATCAGATTGTCCGCCGTCGTTGAAGAAACAAAAAGTGGATGAGGAAGAGGGAAAATCCAACGATTACGAAAGTCTGGATCCTTTATCCCCTCTTTCAGATGAAAGTTGTCCCAACTATGATTTAGAAGAAGCATATGAAGATTGTTATCGCCCCATCGATCCCAATAATAAAAAGGTGGATAAATCTGTTTGGGATAGGTACTTCCAACAGATCTGTGAGAGTG AAGGATTTGACATTAAATATTATCCCGGTTCGTGTCCACTGACTACCATATTCCCCATGGTAAACTACTTAAAAGCTCCTGCTCGTGTCGAAAATGAAATGTTGAAGGGTTATGCTGCAAAGGCACTTGAGCAGTACAATAACAAAAAT GGTACTAAATATGAGGTCGACCATATTCTCAAGGTTAATGTATGTCCCGGTCGATActgcatattttatattacCCTTTCGGTCAAGAATGGCGAGGAGGGATATTTTCAAGCTAAGGTGGTGCGGGATATAGATCAATCTTTGGATTTTCCAGTCGTTAGGCGTAATGATATCTTCCTtcttgttttctctttaagtttcttaaCTTTAAATATCTCATATTTCTCTTCTTCTAGCTTTGTGTCTATCTTGGTGACTCAATTTGACATAGGATTCAGTTAA